A part of Saccharomonospora amisosensis genomic DNA contains:
- a CDS encoding ATP-binding cassette domain-containing protein → MTGQPDTPLIEVRGIGKSYGSVIALRDVSTVVNAGEVTCVLGDNGAGKSTLIKILAGVHKHDSGEFLVEGRPVSFGSPRAALELGIATVYQDLAVVPLLSVWRNFFLGAEPRKSIGPLKFLDRRKGRQTTKRALADMGIDLRDVEQPVGTLSGGERQCVAIARAVHFGAKVLILDEPTAALGVKQAGVVLRYVAQARDRGLGVVLITHNPHHAYPVGDRFLLLNRGAPLGSYEKSEIDLAELTSQMAGGAEIEALEHELRSVNSK, encoded by the coding sequence ATGACTGGGCAGCCGGACACGCCGTTGATCGAGGTAAGGGGGATCGGCAAGTCCTACGGCAGCGTCATCGCGTTGCGGGATGTGTCGACCGTGGTCAACGCCGGAGAGGTGACCTGCGTACTCGGCGACAACGGCGCGGGGAAGTCGACCCTCATCAAGATCCTCGCCGGGGTGCACAAGCACGACAGCGGCGAGTTCCTCGTCGAGGGCAGGCCGGTCAGCTTCGGCTCACCCCGCGCCGCGCTCGAACTGGGCATCGCGACCGTGTACCAGGATCTCGCCGTCGTTCCGCTGCTCAGCGTGTGGCGCAACTTCTTCCTGGGAGCGGAACCGAGGAAGAGTATCGGTCCGCTGAAGTTCCTCGACCGCCGAAAGGGAAGGCAGACCACCAAACGCGCACTCGCCGACATGGGCATCGACCTGCGGGACGTGGAGCAGCCGGTCGGCACGCTGTCCGGTGGCGAGCGGCAGTGCGTCGCCATCGCGAGAGCCGTCCACTTCGGAGCGAAGGTGTTGATACTAGACGAGCCGACCGCCGCGCTGGGGGTGAAACAGGCGGGTGTGGTGTTGCGTTATGTCGCGCAGGCAAGGGATCGCGGTCTCGGGGTCGTGCTCATCACCCACAACCCGCACCATGCCTACCCGGTGGGTGACCGGTTCCTGCTGCTCAACCGGGGAGCTCCGCTTGGCAGCTACGAGAAGTCCGAGATCGACCTGGCCGAGTTGACCAGCCAGATGGCAGGTGGCGCCGAGATCGAGGCGCTCGAGCACGAACTGCGGTCGGTGAACTCGAAGTGA
- the iolC gene encoding 5-dehydro-2-deoxygluconokinase, translating into MTLEALTVGRVGVDLYPEQSGVPLAEVRSFAKSLGGTATNVAVAAARLGRRTAVLTKVGPDGFGTYVRSALREFGVSPDYVGTAEELLTPVVFCALDPPEDPPLLFYRAPLAPDLSLTEDDVPWDVVDSVPLLWVTGTGVCAEPARTTQRQLLRRRNRARHTVLDLDYRPMFWQDREAARTEIGWMLDHVTVAVGNRTEAEVAVGTSDPEEAARRMLARGVELALIKQGSAGVLVATREGSWTVPPFPVAVVCGLGAGDGFGGALVHGLLSGWDPVRIARYANAAGAIVAARLACADAMPTREEIERTLAS; encoded by the coding sequence GTGACGCTGGAAGCGCTCACGGTCGGCAGGGTCGGGGTGGACCTCTACCCCGAGCAGAGCGGGGTGCCGCTCGCCGAGGTGCGTTCGTTCGCCAAGTCACTCGGCGGCACGGCGACCAACGTCGCGGTCGCCGCCGCGCGGCTTGGCAGGCGAACGGCGGTGTTGACGAAGGTGGGGCCGGACGGGTTCGGCACGTATGTGCGCTCAGCGCTACGTGAGTTCGGCGTCAGCCCCGACTACGTCGGCACGGCCGAAGAGTTGCTCACGCCGGTGGTGTTCTGCGCGCTCGATCCGCCGGAGGACCCGCCGCTGCTGTTCTACCGCGCGCCGCTGGCACCGGATCTGTCGCTGACGGAGGACGACGTGCCGTGGGACGTCGTCGACTCCGTACCGCTGCTGTGGGTCACCGGCACCGGCGTGTGCGCCGAGCCCGCTCGCACCACCCAGCGTCAACTGCTTCGCCGCAGGAACCGGGCCAGGCACACCGTGCTGGACCTGGACTACCGGCCGATGTTCTGGCAGGACAGGGAGGCGGCGCGAACCGAGATCGGTTGGATGCTCGACCACGTGACCGTGGCGGTCGGCAACCGGACCGAGGCCGAGGTCGCCGTTGGCACGAGTGATCCCGAGGAGGCCGCTCGCCGGATGCTGGCCAGGGGTGTGGAGCTTGCGCTGATCAAGCAGGGTTCGGCGGGTGTGCTGGTGGCTACGCGGGAAGGGTCGTGGACGGTGCCCCCGTTTCCGGTCGCCGTCGTCTGCGGGTTGGGCGCGGGCGACGGTTTCGGCGGAGCGCTGGTGCACGGCCTGCTTTCCGGGTGGGACCCCGTCCGGATCGCGAGGTACGCCAACGCGGCCGGCGCGATCGTGGCGGCAAGGCTCGCGTGTGCTGACGCCATGCCCACGCGCGAGGAGATCGAAAGGACGTTGGCGAGTTGA
- a CDS encoding Cgl0159 family (beta/alpha)8-fold protein has translation MDPGAVRAAYARRERRSNLLSEHGTLFLVAADHPARGMLGVGADPLAMADRRGLLRRLLVALANPAVDGVLGTADIVEELLLLGALERKVVIGSMNRGGLAGAEWELDDRFTGYTAKSILESRLDGGKMLLRLEDSDAATVPTLQSCARAVSELAASGLAAMVEPLPYRRDNGKLVLRRDTASLARAVAVASGLGATSAHTWLKLPAVDDGRVFDATTLPVVVLGGVPSGDLAADLDSWGRTLGHPVVRGLVVGRSLLYPPDGDVEAAVEGAARIMDRVRVSSKTREAG, from the coding sequence ATGGACCCCGGTGCCGTTCGCGCTGCCTACGCGAGGCGGGAGCGAAGGTCGAACCTGCTGTCCGAGCACGGCACGCTGTTTCTGGTGGCCGCCGATCACCCGGCGAGGGGGATGCTTGGAGTCGGGGCCGACCCGCTGGCTATGGCGGATCGCCGTGGGTTGCTGCGGCGGTTGCTCGTGGCGCTTGCCAACCCCGCCGTGGACGGCGTGCTCGGCACAGCCGACATCGTCGAGGAACTGTTGCTGCTGGGCGCATTGGAGCGCAAGGTCGTCATCGGCTCGATGAACAGGGGCGGCCTTGCGGGGGCGGAATGGGAACTCGACGACAGGTTCACCGGCTACACCGCCAAGTCCATTCTGGAGTCGCGGTTGGACGGTGGGAAGATGTTGCTGCGTCTTGAGGACAGCGATGCCGCAACCGTACCTACGCTTCAGTCGTGCGCTCGTGCGGTATCCGAGTTGGCCGCGTCCGGGCTGGCCGCGATGGTCGAGCCGCTGCCCTATCGGCGCGACAACGGCAAGCTGGTGCTCCGTCGTGACACCGCTTCACTGGCGCGCGCCGTCGCCGTGGCATCCGGGCTCGGCGCTACCTCGGCGCACACGTGGCTCAAGCTGCCCGCGGTGGACGACGGCCGGGTGTTCGACGCGACAACGTTGCCCGTGGTGGTGCTCGGCGGTGTGCCGTCCGGTGACCTCGCAGCCGACCTCGACTCCTGGGGGCGCACGCTCGGCCATCCCGTGGTGCGCGGCCTCGTCGTTGGCCGGTCGTTGCTGTACCCACCGGATGGCGACGTCGAGGCGGCGGTCGAGGGAGCGGCGCGGATCATGGACCGGGTACGGGTGTCCAGCAAGACGCGGGAGGCCGGATGA
- the iolB gene encoding 5-deoxy-glucuronate isomerase, with amino-acid sequence MSALHRPRGTLVDGDDPVLLTPDSAGWTYTGLRVLSLQAGQPRVVSTGEFEAFVLPLSGGCVVEVDGGWFELAGRDSVFSRVTDFAYVPRDAEVKLSSSQDCEVALPMARCGRRLAPAYGPAEQVPVEVRGAGNATRQVNNFGVPGVWDHADKLNACELITPDGNWSSYPPHKHDEASECEVVNEEVYYFRIAGRDQVRPSREGFGLHRTYTADGELDEDVAVRDGDVFLIPRGYHGPCVAAPGYPMYYLNVLAGPAEQRSMAFCDDPAHSWVRDSWRHQAEDRRCPVTTAAGRRA; translated from the coding sequence ATGAGCGCGTTGCATCGACCGCGGGGAACCCTCGTCGACGGTGACGATCCGGTGCTGCTCACCCCGGACAGTGCCGGCTGGACCTACACGGGGCTCCGGGTGCTGTCGTTGCAGGCCGGCCAGCCACGAGTGGTCTCGACCGGCGAGTTCGAGGCTTTCGTCCTTCCGCTATCCGGCGGCTGTGTCGTCGAGGTCGACGGCGGCTGGTTCGAACTGGCCGGAAGGGATTCGGTCTTCAGCAGGGTCACCGACTTCGCCTACGTTCCGCGAGACGCGGAGGTGAAGCTCTCCTCGTCGCAGGACTGCGAGGTGGCGCTGCCCATGGCTCGGTGCGGACGGCGGCTGGCCCCCGCCTACGGTCCCGCTGAACAGGTGCCGGTGGAAGTGCGCGGCGCGGGCAACGCCACAAGACAGGTCAACAACTTCGGCGTGCCCGGCGTGTGGGACCACGCGGACAAGCTCAACGCCTGCGAGCTGATCACTCCCGACGGAAACTGGTCGTCCTACCCACCGCACAAGCACGACGAGGCGAGCGAGTGCGAAGTGGTCAACGAGGAGGTCTATTACTTCCGCATCGCCGGGCGGGACCAGGTGCGGCCGAGCAGGGAGGGCTTCGGCCTGCACCGCACCTACACCGCGGACGGCGAGCTGGACGAGGACGTGGCCGTACGCGACGGCGACGTGTTCCTCATCCCGCGCGGATACCACGGCCCGTGTGTCGCCGCGCCCGGTTACCCCATGTACTACCTCAACGTGCTCGCGGGCCCCGCCGAGCAGCGTTCCATGGCGTTCTGTGACGACCCCGCGCACTCGTGGGTGCGCGACAGTTGGCGGCACCAGGCCGAGGACCGGCGCTGCCCCGTCACGACGGCGGCGGGGAGGCGGGCATGA
- the iolD gene encoding 3D-(3,5/4)-trihydroxycyclohexane-1,2-dione acylhydrolase (decyclizing), translated as MKLTTAQALVRWLAAQRTELLDGTRVPLFPGVFAIFGHGNVLGLGSALAEYRDNLPVWRGHTEQGMALAAVGYAKARHRRQVGVVTSSIGPGALNMVTAAGVAHANRLPLLLLPGDTFAGRAPDPVLQQVEHFGDATTTVNDAFRAVSRYFDRITRPEQLQATLPQVARVLTDAADTGPVTIALPQDVQAEIYDFPESLFEPRLHRVPRARPDTGEVADAVRALADARRPLLVLGGGVRYSGAASVALDFARTHAVPVVETTAGRALVPHTEPLFAGPLGITGSASGNALAAEADVVLAVGTRLQDFTTASWTVFPSDVRLVTVNVARFDAVKHGATAVVGDALCVLQELDAALPGGPIGEPDWAARAALERASWDAHIDRLRAPGTGLPSYAQVVGVVNELSESGDYVLTSSGGLPGELVGGWRAAGEVPIDVEYGFSCMGYELAGAWGAAMAWETGLVTTLLGDGSYLMLNSELFSAAFAGHPFVAVVCDNGGYAVIARLQEGNGAAAFNNMYPDCRTEHDTPPKVDIAAHAESLGCAVFRADGLDSLRAAYVQARAAAVADRVPAVVVLRTHPSSWTEAGAWWEVGVPPHLAGRAEYAEGKARQVRYAR; from the coding sequence ATGAAGCTCACCACGGCACAGGCGCTGGTGCGCTGGCTCGCCGCGCAGCGCACGGAACTGCTCGACGGCACGCGGGTCCCGCTGTTCCCCGGCGTGTTCGCGATCTTCGGGCACGGCAACGTGCTTGGGCTCGGCAGTGCGCTCGCCGAGTACCGCGACAACCTGCCGGTGTGGCGAGGGCATACCGAGCAGGGCATGGCGCTCGCGGCGGTGGGCTACGCGAAGGCAAGGCATCGGCGCCAGGTCGGCGTTGTGACCTCGTCGATCGGCCCCGGCGCGCTCAACATGGTGACGGCTGCCGGTGTCGCCCATGCCAACCGGCTGCCGCTGCTGCTGCTCCCCGGCGACACCTTCGCGGGCAGGGCGCCCGACCCGGTGTTGCAGCAGGTGGAGCACTTCGGCGACGCCACGACCACCGTCAACGACGCGTTCCGCGCGGTGAGCAGGTACTTCGACCGCATCACGCGGCCGGAGCAGTTGCAGGCGACGCTGCCGCAGGTGGCCAGGGTGCTCACCGACGCTGCCGACACGGGGCCGGTGACCATCGCGCTGCCACAGGACGTGCAGGCCGAGATCTACGACTTCCCGGAGTCGCTGTTCGAGCCCCGGCTGCACCGGGTGCCGCGAGCCCGGCCGGACACCGGCGAGGTCGCCGACGCCGTGCGGGCGCTGGCGGATGCGCGGCGGCCGTTGCTCGTGCTCGGCGGCGGCGTGCGCTATTCCGGCGCGGCCTCGGTCGCGCTGGACTTCGCGAGAACCCATGCCGTTCCCGTCGTGGAAACCACCGCGGGCCGCGCGCTCGTACCGCACACCGAACCGCTGTTCGCGGGACCGCTCGGCATCACCGGCTCGGCCTCCGGCAACGCGCTGGCGGCCGAGGCCGACGTCGTGCTCGCCGTGGGCACCCGGCTGCAGGACTTCACCACCGCCTCGTGGACGGTGTTCCCGAGCGACGTGCGGCTGGTGACGGTGAACGTCGCGCGCTTCGACGCGGTCAAGCACGGCGCCACGGCCGTCGTGGGCGACGCGCTGTGCGTGTTGCAGGAGTTGGACGCGGCGCTGCCGGGTGGGCCGATCGGCGAACCGGACTGGGCGGCCAGGGCGGCCCTGGAGCGGGCGAGTTGGGATGCCCACATCGACCGGCTGCGCGCACCTGGCACCGGCCTGCCCAGCTATGCCCAGGTGGTGGGTGTGGTCAACGAGCTGTCCGAAAGCGGGGACTATGTGTTGACCTCCTCCGGCGGCCTGCCCGGTGAGTTGGTCGGCGGTTGGCGCGCGGCGGGTGAGGTCCCGATCGACGTGGAGTACGGCTTCTCCTGCATGGGTTACGAGCTTGCCGGTGCCTGGGGAGCCGCCATGGCATGGGAAACCGGGCTCGTTACCACGCTGCTCGGCGACGGCTCGTATCTCATGTTGAACTCGGAGCTGTTCTCCGCCGCGTTCGCGGGGCACCCGTTCGTCGCGGTCGTGTGTGACAACGGCGGCTACGCCGTGATCGCCCGCCTGCAGGAGGGCAACGGCGCGGCCGCGTTCAACAACATGTACCCCGACTGCCGGACGGAGCACGACACCCCGCCGAAGGTGGACATCGCCGCGCACGCCGAATCGCTGGGCTGTGCGGTGTTTCGAGCCGACGGTCTGGACTCACTGCGTGCCGCGTACGTCCAGGCACGCGCGGCCGCCGTCGCGGACAGAGTTCCGGCTGTGGTCGTGCTTCGCACGCACCCGAGCTCGTGGACCGAAGCGGGCGCGTGGTGGGAGGTCGGCGTGCCGCCGCACCTGGCAGGGCGCGCGGAGTACGCGGAAGGCAAGGCGCGGCAGGTCCGTTACGCTCGCTGA
- a CDS encoding class II aldolase/adducin family protein, whose amino-acid sequence MLLGEQRSAVCDHARRMVADGLVVGTSGNISVRAGDLVAVTPTGVDYESLVARDIPVVALDGSVVAGALAPTSELPMHLSVYREAADPDGEEITAIVHTHAVHATAVSTLVDEVPSVHYVLATVGATVRVAPYATYGTQELAEAMLAALEGRRGCLLANHGTLTYGGSLTAAYHRAQQLEWACRLWLLASSAGTPRLLPRAELEHVVEKLRSYGQG is encoded by the coding sequence GTGTTGCTTGGTGAGCAGAGGTCGGCGGTGTGCGACCACGCGCGTCGAATGGTCGCGGACGGGCTGGTGGTAGGCACCTCGGGCAACATCTCAGTGCGGGCGGGAGATCTGGTGGCGGTGACGCCGACCGGGGTGGATTACGAGTCGTTGGTGGCGCGGGACATTCCGGTGGTCGCGTTGGACGGTTCGGTGGTGGCCGGAGCGCTGGCGCCGACCAGCGAACTGCCCATGCATCTGAGCGTGTACCGGGAGGCGGCCGATCCCGACGGTGAGGAGATCACCGCGATCGTCCACACCCACGCCGTCCACGCGACCGCGGTGTCCACATTGGTTGACGAGGTGCCCTCGGTGCACTACGTCCTCGCGACGGTGGGGGCGACGGTGCGGGTGGCACCGTATGCGACGTACGGAACGCAGGAACTGGCCGAAGCGATGCTGGCCGCGCTGGAGGGCAGAAGGGGCTGCCTGCTGGCCAACCACGGCACGCTGACCTACGGCGGGAGCCTCACCGCCGCGTATCACCGAGCCCAGCAGTTGGAGTGGGCATGCAGGTTGTGGTTGCTCGCCAGCTCTGCGGGGACACCCCGGTTGTTGCCGCGCGCGGAACTGGAGCACGTCGTGGAGAAGCTTCGAAGCTACGGGCAGGGCTGA
- a CDS encoding ANTAR domain-containing protein: protein MARRRCSPNEAVEILRKPARDSDVKLRALTTSLVKGVADNGGAQDSRAGAQDSRAGAQDSRAGAQDSRAGAQDSRAGAQDSRAGAQDSRAGAGDSRVSRPLG, encoded by the coding sequence ATGGCCCGCAGGCGGTGCTCGCCGAACGAGGCCGTCGAGATCCTTCGCAAGCCTGCCCGCGACTCCGACGTCAAACTCCGCGCGCTTACCACCTCACTCGTCAAGGGCGTGGCTGACAACGGCGGAGCGCAGGACTCGCGGGCAGGAGCGCAGGACTCGCGGGCAGGAGCGCAGGACTCGCGGGCAGGAGCGCAGGACTCGCGGGCAGGAGCGCAGGACTCGCGGGCAGGAGCGCAGGACTCGCGGGCAGGAGCGCAGGACTCGCGGGCAGGAGCGGGGGACTCGCGGGTTAGTCGGCCTTTGGGGTAA
- a CDS encoding MBOAT family O-acyltransferase, producing the protein MSFVSPLFLWYFMPAVLLAVLVLPRGWRNGVVAVGSLIFYATGAGSFTLLLLACMVVNFAAGPALEPDDWGMRPAKWRRWLLIGVVSFDLAILVIWKYAGFATEQIAAFAGLFGGDFPIAELALPIGISFFTFHHISYVVDIYRGERPALRDPVSFGTYISMFPQLAAGPIVRYREIADQLPQHRRHRLDDIAAGFPRFALGLCKKAIIADSLAPMVDACFSTPADEMTFAIAWLGAIGYTLQLYFDFSGYSDMAIGLGRMLGFRLPENFARPYSSVTITEFWRRWHMSLSRWFRDYVYIPLGGNRFGAAKTYRNLSVVFVLTGFWHGAAWTFVVWGVYHGALLIIERAFGWDATPEERHERIARRALTLLLVVFGWVFFRAADVGDALTMLGHMLVPDFAGLTDVVATALTNQRLVLLLGAAAIFFLPAHPVAGPLLESARSKPAAALRVGVMTVGLAYAAILVATGTFSPFLYYQF; encoded by the coding sequence ATGTCGTTCGTCTCGCCGCTGTTCCTGTGGTATTTCATGCCCGCGGTGTTGCTCGCCGTCCTGGTGTTGCCCCGTGGCTGGCGAAACGGCGTGGTCGCCGTCGGCAGCCTCATCTTCTACGCCACCGGGGCGGGCTCCTTCACGCTGCTGCTGCTCGCGTGCATGGTGGTCAACTTCGCGGCGGGGCCCGCGCTGGAGCCCGACGACTGGGGAATGCGCCCCGCGAAGTGGCGGCGCTGGCTGTTGATCGGCGTCGTGTCCTTCGATCTGGCGATCCTGGTCATCTGGAAGTACGCGGGATTCGCCACGGAGCAGATCGCCGCCTTCGCTGGGCTGTTCGGCGGTGACTTTCCCATCGCGGAACTCGCGCTGCCCATCGGCATCTCCTTCTTCACCTTCCACCACATCTCCTACGTGGTGGACATCTACCGCGGCGAACGGCCAGCCCTGCGAGACCCGGTCTCGTTCGGCACCTACATTTCGATGTTTCCGCAGCTCGCCGCGGGGCCCATCGTGCGCTACCGCGAGATCGCCGACCAGTTGCCGCAACACCGGCGACACCGGCTGGACGACATCGCGGCCGGGTTCCCCCGGTTCGCGCTCGGGCTGTGTAAGAAGGCCATCATCGCCGACTCGCTGGCTCCGATGGTCGACGCATGCTTCTCAACACCCGCCGACGAAATGACATTCGCGATCGCGTGGCTTGGCGCCATCGGCTACACGCTGCAGCTGTACTTCGACTTCTCCGGATACTCCGACATGGCCATCGGGCTCGGCCGGATGCTGGGCTTTCGGCTGCCGGAGAACTTCGCCCGCCCCTACTCCTCGGTGACGATCACCGAGTTCTGGCGGCGCTGGCACATGTCGCTGTCACGTTGGTTTCGCGACTACGTCTATATTCCGCTGGGCGGTAACCGCTTCGGAGCGGCCAAGACCTATCGCAACCTGTCCGTCGTGTTCGTGCTGACCGGATTCTGGCACGGCGCGGCCTGGACGTTCGTGGTGTGGGGCGTGTACCACGGAGCGCTGCTGATCATCGAGCGGGCGTTCGGATGGGACGCCACACCGGAAGAACGGCATGAACGCATCGCCCGTCGGGCACTGACACTCCTGCTGGTTGTCTTCGGGTGGGTGTTCTTCAGGGCCGCCGATGTCGGCGACGCGCTGACCATGCTGGGCCACATGCTCGTGCCCGACTTCGCAGGCCTCACTGATGTGGTCGCGACCGCGCTGACCAACCAGCGATTGGTGTTGCTGCTCGGCGCGGCGGCGATCTTCTTCCTCCCGGCGCACCCCGTGGCTGGCCCACTGCTGGAGTCCGCGCGCAGCAAGCCCGCAGCGGCACTGCGGGTGGGTGTGATGACCGTAGGGCTCGCCTACGCCGCGATCCTCGTGGCGACGGGCACCTTCAGCCCTTTCCTCTACTACCAGTTCTGA
- the rlmB gene encoding 23S rRNA (guanosine(2251)-2'-O)-methyltransferase RlmB produces MAGNSRRRGAVRKEGTKKGPVIGSGGKRRKGLEGKGPTPRAEQRPGHPAQRRAAAAAARAEKQRAAAKKAAEGPEIIAGRNPVVEALRAGVPATALYIALNIDTDDRVTEAIRTAADKGISILEVPRDELDRKTGSAVHQGLGLQVPPFEYAHPDDLLAIARDSGEPPLLVALDGVTDPRNLGAVVRSAAAFGAHGVLLPGRRSAGITAVAWRTSAGAAAKIPIAIAANLTRQLRAWAEEGLMLAGLDADGSVDIDSLDLATDPLVVVVGSEGRGLSRLVRETCDVTVSIPMAAGVESLNASVAGAVLLAEVARRRRAAGRT; encoded by the coding sequence ATGGCAGGCAATTCCCGTCGCCGTGGCGCGGTTCGCAAGGAGGGCACCAAGAAGGGCCCTGTGATCGGGTCGGGTGGCAAGCGGCGTAAGGGACTCGAAGGCAAGGGGCCGACACCGAGGGCGGAGCAGCGTCCTGGTCATCCCGCGCAGCGACGTGCCGCGGCCGCGGCCGCGCGGGCGGAGAAGCAGCGCGCCGCCGCGAAGAAGGCCGCCGAAGGTCCGGAGATCATCGCGGGTCGTAACCCGGTGGTGGAAGCGCTGCGCGCGGGTGTGCCCGCGACGGCGTTGTACATCGCGCTGAACATCGACACCGACGACCGAGTCACCGAGGCGATCCGAACGGCGGCGGACAAGGGCATCTCCATACTGGAGGTGCCGCGCGACGAGCTCGACCGCAAGACCGGCAGCGCGGTGCATCAGGGGCTCGGCCTTCAGGTGCCTCCGTTCGAGTACGCCCATCCCGACGACCTGCTGGCGATCGCCCGTGACTCGGGAGAGCCGCCGCTGCTCGTCGCGCTCGACGGCGTGACCGACCCTCGCAACCTGGGTGCGGTGGTCCGCTCAGCCGCCGCATTCGGCGCCCACGGGGTGCTCCTGCCGGGCAGGCGGAGCGCGGGCATTACCGCGGTGGCCTGGCGGACCAGCGCGGGCGCGGCGGCCAAGATCCCGATCGCGATCGCGGCGAACCTCACTCGGCAACTGCGGGCGTGGGCCGAGGAAGGGTTGATGCTCGCCGGGTTGGATGCCGACGGGTCCGTGGACATCGACTCACTCGACCTCGCCACCGATCCGCTGGTGGTGGTAGTCGGCTCCGAGGGACGCGGGCTGTCCAGGCTGGTGCGGGAGACCTGCGATGTCACCGTGTCGATCCCCATGGCGGCAGGCGTCGAGTCGCTGAACGCGTCGGTGGCCGGAGCGGTCCTGCTCGCGGAGGTGGCTCGGCGGCGCCGAGCCGCTGGCCGCACGTAG
- the cysS gene encoding cysteine--tRNA ligase has protein sequence MALHLFDTATRDVREFQPAREGTASVYVCGATVQGIPHIGHVRGALNYDVLRRWLVHNGLDVLFVRNVTDIDDKILTKAAEAGRPWWEWAATHERAFEDAYTALGCLPPSIAPRATGHVPQMIELMRRLIDRGHAYAANGNVYFSVTSFDSYGALSGQRLDDVQQGESQAEGKRDPRDFTLWKAGKPGEPAWPTPWGNGRPGWHLECSAMATNYLGPEFDIHGGGVDLVFPHHENERAQSRSAGDGFARFWLHNAWVTLSGEKMSKSLGNVVSIPQMLRRYRAVELRYYLIQPHYRSTIEYSDAALSESAHGYRRIEQFLRRVAGSAGEIRIGRVPGEFAAALDDDLGTPQAFAVLHTVVRDGNAALDAHDTAKALELAETVRAMTDVLGIDPLSSRWAEASGAESRALGSLVDSMLAERAKARAERDFAKADTIRDQLTNAGIAVEDTPDGPLWTMRTD, from the coding sequence GTGGCCCTCCATCTTTTCGACACCGCTACCAGGGACGTCCGGGAGTTCCAGCCCGCGCGTGAGGGAACGGCGTCCGTGTATGTCTGTGGGGCCACCGTGCAGGGCATCCCGCACATCGGTCACGTGCGCGGTGCACTCAACTACGACGTGTTGCGGCGCTGGCTCGTCCACAACGGACTGGACGTGCTGTTCGTCCGCAACGTCACCGACATCGACGACAAGATCCTCACCAAGGCCGCCGAGGCAGGTCGGCCGTGGTGGGAGTGGGCGGCCACACACGAGCGCGCGTTCGAGGATGCCTATACCGCACTCGGCTGCCTTCCGCCCTCGATCGCCCCTCGGGCGACCGGTCATGTGCCGCAAATGATCGAACTGATGCGACGGCTCATCGACCGCGGCCACGCATACGCCGCGAACGGCAATGTCTACTTCTCGGTGACCTCGTTCGACAGCTACGGCGCGCTCTCCGGGCAACGGCTGGACGACGTGCAGCAGGGGGAGTCGCAGGCCGAAGGCAAGCGCGACCCCCGCGATTTCACGCTCTGGAAGGCGGGCAAGCCGGGCGAGCCCGCCTGGCCGACTCCGTGGGGCAACGGCAGGCCGGGCTGGCATCTGGAATGCTCGGCGATGGCCACGAACTACCTCGGCCCCGAGTTCGACATCCACGGCGGCGGGGTGGACCTGGTCTTTCCGCACCACGAGAACGAGCGGGCCCAGTCGCGCTCCGCAGGCGACGGCTTCGCCCGGTTCTGGCTGCACAACGCCTGGGTGACGCTGTCGGGCGAGAAGATGTCGAAATCGCTGGGCAACGTGGTTTCGATCCCGCAGATGCTGCGGCGCTACCGCGCGGTCGAACTCCGGTACTACTTGATCCAACCGCACTACCGCTCCACCATCGAGTACTCCGACGCCGCGCTGTCAGAGTCGGCACACGGCTACCGGAGAATCGAGCAGTTCCTGCGCAGGGTGGCGGGCAGCGCGGGCGAGATCCGCATCGGCCGCGTACCCGGCGAGTTCGCCGCCGCGCTCGATGACGATCTCGGTACCCCGCAGGCCTTCGCTGTGCTGCACACCGTGGTGCGTGACGGCAATGCCGCGCTCGATGCGCACGACACGGCCAAGGCGCTCGAACTGGCGGAGACGGTGCGTGCGATGACTGACGTCCTCGGGATCGACCCGCTGTCGTCGCGGTGGGCGGAGGCTTCGGGTGCGGAGTCGAGAGCACTGGGCTCGCTGGTGGACAGCATGCTAGCCGAGCGCGCGAAGGCGCGCGCCGAGCGCGACTTCGCCAAGGCGGACACCATCCGTGACCAGTTGACGAACGCGGGCATCGCGGTCGAGGACACCCCAGACGGTCCGCTGTGGACAATGAGGACTGATTAG